One part of the Alistipes onderdonkii genome encodes these proteins:
- a CDS encoding glucosaminidase domain-containing protein produces MNFSKKAISLAGILLIALQSLPAQVRQTREEYIDRYKSIAVAHMERYGIPASITMAQGILESDCGNSWLSLQSNNHFGIKCKRNWTGDKVYYDDDAKGECFRSYPSVEASYRDHAEFLDSQPRYDSLFAYSSDDYKSWARGLKAAGYATAPDYAQRLTRIIEENQLYLLDRPDGERLYASRMGRKVTDPEGWFADQSSVEPVSGSSSAIDPDNYRVTINAHNGYNVYQTNGVHYVLAKEGDTFENIGQKFRISARNLRKFNDLKDKKAQPMTDEVVYIERKKKRWEGNAHTHICRQGETAYAVGQSYAIRTRSIEKLNRLKPGSTLEKGQQIRIK; encoded by the coding sequence ATGAATTTTTCCAAAAAAGCAATATCGCTCGCAGGAATCCTACTGATAGCCCTGCAAAGCCTCCCGGCACAGGTGCGGCAGACCCGCGAGGAATATATCGACCGTTACAAATCCATCGCCGTGGCCCACATGGAGCGGTACGGCATCCCCGCCAGCATCACCATGGCGCAGGGCATCCTCGAGTCCGACTGCGGCAACAGCTGGCTATCGCTGCAATCGAACAACCATTTCGGCATCAAGTGCAAACGCAACTGGACGGGCGACAAGGTCTATTACGACGACGACGCCAAGGGGGAGTGCTTCCGCAGCTACCCCTCGGTCGAGGCGTCGTACAGGGACCATGCCGAATTCCTCGATTCGCAGCCACGCTACGACTCGCTGTTCGCCTACTCGTCCGACGATTACAAGAGCTGGGCACGGGGGCTCAAAGCCGCCGGCTACGCCACGGCGCCCGACTACGCGCAGCGGCTCACGCGCATCATCGAGGAGAACCAGCTCTACCTGCTCGACCGGCCCGACGGCGAGCGGCTCTACGCCTCGCGCATGGGACGCAAGGTAACCGATCCCGAAGGGTGGTTCGCCGACCAGAGCAGCGTCGAACCGGTTTCCGGATCTTCGTCGGCCATCGACCCGGACAACTACCGGGTGACGATCAACGCCCACAACGGCTACAATGTCTACCAGACCAACGGCGTACACTACGTGCTGGCCAAGGAGGGCGACACGTTCGAGAATATCGGGCAGAAGTTCCGCATTTCGGCACGCAACCTGCGTAAGTTCAACGACCTGAAGGACAAGAAGGCACAGCCGATGACCGACGAGGTGGTCTACATCGAGCGCAAGAAGAAGCGCTGGGAGGGCAATGCCCACACCCACATCTGCCGCCAGGGCGAAACGGCCTATGCCGTAGGCCAGTCCTACGCCATCCGCACCCGTTCGATCGAGAAGCTCAACCGCCTCAAGCCCGGCAGCACACTCGAAAAGGGGCAACAGATACGCATAAAATAA
- the nuoL gene encoding NADH-quinone oxidoreductase subunit L: protein MEYTILILLLPLLSFLFLGLAGMKLKPVVAGAIGTAVLAVVALLSYCTAFEYFSAGRDASGVFPTLVPWNTVWLPISRTLHIDLGILLDPISVMMLVVISTVSLMVHVYSLGYMKGERGVQRYYAFLSLFTMSMMGLVVATNIFQMYLFWELVGVSSYLLIGFYYTKKEAVAASKKAFIVTRFADLGFLVGILFYGYYAGTFSFTPDVQLLAAAGAMIPLALGLMFIGGAGKSAMFPLHIWLPDAMEGPTPVSALIHAATMVVAGVYLVARMFPLFVGYAPEVLHWTAYIGAFTALYAAVVACVQSDIKRVLAFSTISQIGFMIVALGVCTSADPHTGGLGYMASMFHLFTHAMFKALLFLGAGCIIHAVHSNEMSAMGGLRRYMPVTHATFLVACLAIAGIWPLSGFFSKDEILTACFAFSPVMGWVMTGIAGLTAFYMFRLYYNIFWGRENRELHAAHRPHEAPLTMTLPLVFLAAVTCVAGFIPFGKLVSSDGMPYTIHIDRSVAGVSLCVAAVAIALATWMYLRERQTVANALAARFRGLHKAAYHRFYIDEVYQFVTHRVIFACISAPVAWFDRHVVDGLMNMLARATNGAAYVIRDMQSGSVQRYCIWFLGGALGLTIFLLLIC from the coding sequence ATGGAATATACGATCCTTATCCTGCTGCTGCCGCTGCTGAGCTTCCTCTTCCTGGGGCTGGCCGGCATGAAGCTCAAGCCCGTCGTCGCGGGCGCCATAGGCACGGCGGTGCTGGCCGTAGTGGCGTTGCTGAGCTATTGTACGGCGTTCGAGTATTTTTCCGCAGGGCGCGACGCCTCGGGGGTGTTCCCCACGCTCGTGCCGTGGAACACGGTATGGCTGCCGATCAGCCGGACGCTGCATATCGACCTGGGCATCCTGCTCGACCCGATTTCGGTGATGATGCTCGTGGTGATCTCGACCGTCTCGCTGATGGTACACGTCTACTCGCTGGGCTACATGAAGGGCGAGCGGGGGGTTCAGCGTTACTATGCTTTCCTGTCGTTGTTCACGATGAGCATGATGGGGCTGGTGGTGGCTACCAACATCTTCCAGATGTACCTCTTCTGGGAATTGGTGGGCGTAAGCTCCTACCTGCTCATCGGTTTCTATTACACGAAGAAGGAGGCCGTCGCGGCCTCGAAGAAGGCGTTTATCGTGACGCGCTTCGCCGACCTGGGGTTCCTCGTCGGCATCCTCTTCTACGGGTACTATGCCGGGACGTTCTCCTTCACGCCCGACGTGCAGCTGCTGGCTGCCGCCGGTGCGATGATCCCGCTGGCGCTGGGGCTGATGTTCATCGGCGGCGCGGGCAAGAGCGCGATGTTCCCGCTGCATATCTGGCTGCCCGACGCCATGGAGGGCCCGACGCCCGTGTCGGCGCTGATTCATGCCGCGACGATGGTCGTGGCGGGCGTCTACCTCGTGGCGCGCATGTTCCCGCTCTTTGTCGGCTATGCGCCCGAGGTGCTGCACTGGACGGCCTATATCGGGGCCTTTACGGCGCTGTACGCCGCCGTCGTGGCCTGCGTGCAGAGCGACATCAAGCGTGTGCTGGCGTTCAGTACCATTTCGCAGATCGGCTTCATGATCGTGGCGCTGGGCGTCTGCACCTCGGCTGATCCCCATACGGGCGGGCTGGGGTACATGGCCTCGATGTTCCACCTCTTCACGCACGCCATGTTCAAGGCGCTGCTGTTCCTCGGCGCCGGGTGCATCATCCATGCCGTGCACTCCAACGAAATGTCGGCCATGGGCGGCCTGCGCCGATACATGCCCGTGACGCATGCGACGTTCCTCGTGGCCTGCCTGGCCATCGCGGGCATCTGGCCCCTGAGCGGTTTCTTCTCGAAGGACGAGATCCTGACGGCGTGCTTCGCCTTCAGCCCCGTGATGGGGTGGGTGATGACCGGGATCGCCGGCCTGACGGCGTTCTACATGTTCCGCCTCTACTATAACATCTTCTGGGGACGCGAGAACCGGGAACTGCATGCGGCGCACAGGCCGCACGAGGCGCCGCTGACGATGACCCTGCCGCTGGTGTTCCTGGCCGCAGTGACCTGCGTGGCGGGGTTCATTCCGTTCGGGAAGCTGGTCAGCAGCGACGGGATGCCCTACACGATCCATATCGACCGCAGCGTGGCGGGCGTGAGCCTCTGTGTGGCTGCCGTTGCCATCGCGTTGGCGACGTGGATGTACCTGCGCGAGCGCCAGACGGTGGCCAATGCCCTGGCAGCGCGCTTCAGAGGGCTGCATAAGGCGGCCTACCACCGTTTCTACATCGACGAGGTTTACCAGTTCGTTACCCACCGGGTGATCTTCGCCTGCATCTCAGCCCCGGTCGCATGGTTCGACCGCCATGTGGTGGACGGCCTGATGAACATGCTGGCGCGGGCGACCAACGGCGCGGCATACGTGATCCGCGACATGCAGAGCGGCAGCGTGCAGCGTTACTGCATCTGGTTCCTCGGCGGTGCGCTGGGACTTACGATCTTCTTGCTTTTAATCTGCTAA
- a CDS encoding DUF4254 domain-containing protein produces MFTETANEIFNRAIGDYHRWDDVDHPIENPYEPGSLEHLLYHKNWIDTVQWHLEDIIRDPQIDPVAALAIKRRIDKSNQDRTDMVEYIDSYLLDKYRDVEPRPDARLNTETPAWAIDRLSILALKIYHMAREAERTDVGDAHRAACRKKLDVLLAQQVDLSGAIEELIGDIEAGRKYMKTYKQMKMYNDPALNPVLYGQKK; encoded by the coding sequence ATGTTTACCGAAACCGCAAACGAGATCTTCAACCGTGCCATCGGAGATTACCACCGCTGGGACGATGTGGATCACCCGATCGAAAATCCCTATGAGCCGGGCTCGCTCGAACACCTGTTATACCATAAGAACTGGATCGACACCGTGCAGTGGCATCTGGAGGATATTATCCGCGACCCGCAGATCGACCCTGTGGCCGCGCTGGCCATCAAACGCCGCATCGACAAGTCGAACCAGGATCGTACCGACATGGTGGAATATATCGACTCGTACCTGCTCGACAAATACAGGGACGTGGAACCCCGGCCCGATGCCAGGCTCAATACCGAGACCCCGGCGTGGGCTATCGACCGTCTGTCGATCCTGGCGCTGAAGATTTACCACATGGCACGGGAGGCCGAACGTACGGACGTCGGCGATGCCCATCGCGCGGCGTGCCGCAAGAAACTCGACGTGTTGCTGGCGCAGCAGGTCGACCTCTCGGGGGCGATCGAAGAGCTGATCGGGGACATCGAGGCCGGCCGCAAGTATATGAAGACCTATAAGCAGATGAAGATGTATAACGACCCGGCGTTGAACCCGGTGCTTTATGGGCAGAAAAAATAA
- a CDS encoding complex I subunit 4 family protein, which produces MNMLSLFPAIPVLMMLGLWLSKSARQVRAVMVAGSSLLLALAVVLVFRYLGLREAGEQAAMLFTESHVWYAPLNIHYAVGVDGISVAMLLLSAIIVFTGTFASWRMKEQVKEYFLWFCLLSVGVFGFFVSVDLFTMFMFYEVALIPMYLLIGVWGSGRKEYAAMKLTLMLMGGSALLLIGILGIYFGAGATTMNILEIAQLHNIPLAQQYIWFPLVFVGFGVLGALFPFHTWSPDGHASAPTAVSMLHAGVLMKLGGYGCFRVAMYLMPEAAHELSWIFIILTTISVVYGAFAACVQTDLKYINAYSSVSHCGLVLFAILMMNTTAGTGAVLQMLSHGLMTALFFALIGMIYGRTHTRDVRELSGLMKVMPFLAVGYVIAGLANLGLPGLSGFVAEMTIFNGAFMDNDTFHRVVTIIACTSIVITAVYILRVVGKILYGTCTNEAHLRLSDATWDERLSVVCLVVAIAGMGLAPLWVSDMIRGSVSEIITHLMN; this is translated from the coding sequence ATGAATATGTTATCACTGTTTCCCGCCATCCCGGTGCTGATGATGCTGGGGCTCTGGCTCTCGAAGTCCGCGCGGCAGGTGCGTGCCGTGATGGTGGCGGGTTCCTCGCTGCTGCTGGCGCTGGCGGTGGTGCTGGTGTTCCGCTACCTCGGCCTGCGCGAGGCGGGCGAGCAGGCCGCCATGCTCTTTACCGAAAGCCATGTGTGGTATGCGCCGCTCAATATCCACTATGCCGTGGGGGTAGACGGCATTTCGGTTGCCATGCTGCTGCTGTCGGCCATCATCGTGTTTACGGGGACGTTTGCCTCGTGGCGGATGAAGGAGCAGGTCAAGGAGTATTTCCTCTGGTTCTGCCTGCTGAGCGTGGGCGTCTTCGGGTTCTTCGTTTCGGTCGACCTCTTCACGATGTTCATGTTCTACGAGGTGGCGCTGATTCCGATGTATCTCTTGATCGGCGTGTGGGGCAGCGGTCGCAAGGAGTATGCCGCCATGAAACTGACACTGATGCTCATGGGCGGTTCGGCGCTGCTGCTGATCGGCATCCTGGGCATCTACTTCGGTGCCGGGGCCACGACGATGAATATCCTGGAGATCGCGCAGCTGCATAACATTCCCCTGGCGCAGCAATATATCTGGTTCCCGCTGGTCTTCGTCGGGTTCGGCGTGCTGGGCGCCCTGTTCCCCTTCCATACGTGGAGCCCCGACGGCCATGCTTCGGCCCCGACGGCCGTGTCGATGCTCCATGCCGGCGTGCTGATGAAGCTGGGCGGCTACGGCTGTTTCCGCGTGGCGATGTACCTCATGCCCGAAGCGGCGCACGAACTGAGCTGGATATTCATCATACTGACGACGATCTCGGTTGTGTACGGCGCCTTCGCGGCCTGCGTGCAGACCGACCTCAAATACATCAACGCCTACTCGTCAGTGTCGCACTGCGGACTGGTGCTGTTCGCCATCCTGATGATGAATACCACGGCGGGTACGGGCGCTGTCCTGCAGATGCTGAGCCACGGCCTGATGACGGCGCTCTTCTTCGCGCTGATCGGCATGATCTACGGCCGCACGCATACGCGCGACGTGCGCGAACTGAGCGGGCTGATGAAGGTGATGCCCTTCCTGGCGGTGGGCTACGTCATCGCGGGCCTGGCGAACCTGGGCCTGCCCGGCCTGAGCGGGTTCGTCGCCGAGATGACGATCTTCAACGGCGCGTTCATGGACAACGACACGTTCCACCGTGTGGTGACGATCATCGCCTGCACGTCGATCGTCATCACGGCGGTCTACATCCTGCGGGTGGTCGGGAAGATACTCTACGGCACCTGTACCAACGAAGCGCATCTCCGGCTCTCCGACGCCACGTGGGACGAACGCCTGTCGGTCGTCTGCCTCGTCGTCGCCATCGCCGGCATGGGGCTCGCGCCGCTGTGGGTGAGCGACATGATCCGGGGCAGCGTTTCGGAGATCATTACACACTTAATGAATTAA
- a CDS encoding S9 family peptidase gives MKAQLFTLLAAAAVGTGTVQARGEYAEIARLRSMNETVRGIRSMADGEHYTILEGNNIVRYGYATAGQGENMLPKPTANLVVTDYAFSPDERQILIASGARPIYRHSYTTDYFLASGNSLMPVLREAEAPRDASFSPDGKLIAYSDRNDLYVYDTAARRTRRITDDGAWNSVINGTTDWVYEEEFGFTKAYAFSPDSRRIAYLRFDESEVPLMEMMRFDGKLYNQAYSFKYPKAGERNSTVEVWVCDLATGARERIDTGGEADQYIPRIGWTPDGRLYYFRLNRRQNTFEVILCEPNGAQRTIYDERSQQYVERVNDKTVTFIDGDRFLVRQEGHTGYMHLYLYSIRKGLLAQVTKGDWEVTDVVGTDGKRVWYLSTETSPLRRNLYSVRLDGKDKRRLTTGEGYYAIAPSAGMKYYISTFSNATTPNRVEVCDNEGNPIRTLADSRKLREELAAVQRPVREFFTFTTERGDTLNAYIVKPRGFDASQRYPVLLTQYSGPGSQAVSDRWSLDWEDALTDKGYIVVCADGRGTGFRGEKFKKSTYGRLGAQEVEDQLSFARYMASQPYVDPARIGIYGWSYGGFMALGCAMKGHGLFRMAIAVAPVTSWRYYDSIYTEIYNNLPQYNAAGYDDNSPINFARMLDDTKTRLLIIHGTADDNVHFQNSVEMARALNRCGKQYDMMVYPDQNHSMQPDDTANVRQKMIEYTLEHL, from the coding sequence GTGAAGGCACAACTTTTCACACTCCTCGCAGCCGCAGCGGTCGGCACAGGTACGGTACAGGCGCGGGGCGAATATGCCGAGATCGCACGCCTGCGCTCGATGAACGAAACCGTCCGCGGCATCCGTTCGATGGCCGACGGCGAACACTATACCATCCTCGAAGGCAACAACATCGTCCGTTACGGCTACGCCACGGCAGGACAGGGCGAGAACATGCTCCCCAAGCCGACGGCCAACCTCGTCGTCACGGATTACGCCTTCTCGCCCGACGAACGGCAGATACTCATCGCCTCGGGCGCCAGGCCGATTTACCGCCACTCCTACACGACCGACTATTTCCTGGCCTCGGGCAACAGCCTGATGCCCGTACTCCGCGAGGCCGAAGCCCCGCGCGACGCCTCGTTCTCGCCCGACGGCAAGCTGATCGCCTATTCCGACCGCAACGACCTCTATGTCTACGACACGGCAGCCAGGCGCACGCGCCGCATCACCGACGACGGGGCGTGGAACTCGGTCATCAACGGCACCACGGACTGGGTCTACGAGGAGGAGTTCGGCTTCACGAAGGCCTATGCCTTCTCGCCCGACAGCCGCCGCATCGCCTACCTGCGCTTCGACGAATCGGAAGTGCCCCTGATGGAGATGATGCGCTTCGACGGCAAACTCTACAACCAGGCCTATTCGTTCAAATACCCCAAGGCCGGGGAGCGCAACTCCACGGTCGAAGTGTGGGTATGCGACCTTGCGACAGGGGCCCGGGAGCGCATCGACACGGGCGGCGAGGCCGACCAGTACATTCCCCGCATCGGCTGGACACCCGACGGCCGGCTCTACTACTTCCGCCTCAACCGCAGGCAGAACACCTTCGAGGTGATCCTCTGCGAGCCCAACGGTGCCCAGCGCACGATCTACGACGAACGCTCGCAGCAATACGTCGAGCGCGTGAATGACAAGACCGTCACCTTCATCGACGGCGACCGCTTCCTCGTGCGGCAGGAGGGACACACGGGCTACATGCACCTCTACCTTTACAGCATCCGCAAGGGGTTGCTCGCCCAGGTAACCAAAGGCGACTGGGAGGTGACCGACGTGGTCGGCACCGACGGCAAACGGGTCTGGTACCTCTCGACCGAAACCTCTCCGCTGCGCCGCAACCTGTACAGCGTACGGCTCGACGGCAAGGACAAGCGCCGTCTGACGACCGGCGAGGGCTACTACGCCATCGCCCCGAGTGCCGGGATGAAATACTACATCTCGACCTTCTCCAACGCCACGACCCCCAACCGGGTCGAAGTCTGCGACAACGAAGGCAACCCCATCCGCACGCTGGCCGACAGCCGCAAACTCCGCGAAGAGCTGGCGGCCGTACAGCGCCCCGTCCGGGAGTTCTTCACCTTCACGACCGAGCGCGGCGACACGCTCAACGCCTACATCGTCAAGCCCCGCGGCTTCGATGCATCGCAGCGTTACCCCGTGCTGCTGACCCAGTATTCGGGGCCCGGCTCGCAGGCGGTAAGCGACCGCTGGTCGCTCGACTGGGAGGATGCGCTCACGGACAAAGGCTACATCGTAGTCTGCGCCGACGGCCGGGGCACAGGATTCCGGGGCGAGAAGTTCAAGAAATCGACCTACGGGCGCCTCGGGGCGCAGGAGGTCGAAGACCAGCTCTCGTTCGCCCGCTACATGGCTTCACAGCCATACGTCGACCCTGCACGCATCGGCATCTACGGCTGGTCGTACGGCGGGTTCATGGCATTGGGCTGCGCGATGAAAGGCCACGGGCTATTCCGCATGGCGATCGCCGTGGCCCCCGTCACTTCGTGGCGCTACTACGACTCGATCTACACCGAAATCTACAACAACCTGCCGCAGTACAACGCCGCAGGCTACGACGACAACTCCCCGATCAACTTCGCCCGGATGCTCGACGACACCAAGACCCGCCTGCTCATCATCCACGGCACGGCCGACGACAATGTCCACTTCCAGAACAGCGTGGAGATGGCACGTGCCCTGAACCGCTGCGGCAAGCAGTACGACATGATGGTCTACCCCGACCAGAACCATTCGATGCAGCCCGACGACACGGCCAATGTCCGGCAGAAGATGATCGAATACACGCTCGAACACCTCTGA
- a CDS encoding NADH-quinone oxidoreductase subunit N has translation MDYSNIFSYMQAEVTLIAVIVLLFLYDLIAGERGRRWFSAVACGLLAVQVLANVVPGTAGEVFGGMFCYVPMHTVVKSVLAIGALIVCLQAGTWLRRDDTAHKQGEFYILLLSTLLGMYFMVGAGNFLLFFLGMELASVPMACLVAFDKYKHHSAEAGAKYILCALFASGLMLYGISFFYGTTGTLYFGDMAARITGSPLQVMAMVFFFAGLGFKISLVPFHLWTADTYQGAPTAVTSYLSVVSKASAAFVLMTVLMKVFGPMVGQWQTLLYAVTVLSITVANLFAIRQTDLKRFMAFSSISQAGYIMLAVIGGSAIGMTSLVFYVLVYMAANLAVFGIISTIEQHSGGKVGLADYNGLYRTNPKLALMMTLALFSLAGIPPFAGFFSKFFVFAAAFKGGFHLLVFIALVNTVVSLYYYLLVVKAMYITPNEEPIAPLRSDRYTRLSLALCMAGILLLGVFSVVYDSINVFSFGL, from the coding sequence ATGGATTACAGCAATATATTCTCGTACATGCAGGCCGAAGTGACGCTCATCGCGGTGATCGTCCTGCTGTTCCTCTATGACCTGATCGCCGGGGAGCGCGGAAGGCGCTGGTTTTCGGCGGTGGCCTGCGGGCTGCTCGCGGTGCAGGTGCTGGCCAATGTCGTTCCGGGGACGGCGGGCGAGGTATTCGGCGGCATGTTCTGCTATGTGCCGATGCACACCGTCGTCAAGAGCGTGCTGGCCATCGGGGCGCTCATCGTCTGCCTGCAGGCCGGTACGTGGCTGCGGCGCGACGACACGGCCCACAAACAGGGCGAATTCTACATCCTGCTGCTTTCGACGCTGCTGGGCATGTATTTCATGGTCGGGGCGGGCAATTTCCTGCTCTTCTTCCTGGGCATGGAACTGGCTTCGGTGCCGATGGCCTGCCTGGTGGCGTTCGACAAGTACAAGCACCATTCGGCCGAAGCGGGTGCGAAATACATCCTCTGCGCCTTGTTCGCGAGCGGTCTGATGCTCTACGGCATCTCGTTCTTCTACGGGACTACGGGGACGCTCTACTTCGGCGATATGGCGGCGCGCATTACGGGGTCGCCGTTGCAGGTCATGGCGATGGTCTTCTTCTTCGCCGGGCTGGGGTTCAAGATTTCGCTCGTGCCGTTCCATCTCTGGACGGCCGATACCTACCAGGGTGCGCCGACGGCCGTGACTTCCTACCTCTCGGTCGTGTCGAAGGCCTCGGCGGCGTTCGTGCTGATGACTGTGCTGATGAAGGTCTTCGGCCCGATGGTCGGGCAGTGGCAGACATTGCTCTATGCCGTGACGGTGCTTTCGATCACGGTCGCCAACCTTTTTGCCATCCGGCAGACCGACCTGAAGCGTTTCATGGCCTTCTCGTCCATCTCGCAGGCCGGCTATATCATGCTGGCCGTGATCGGCGGCAGCGCCATCGGGATGACTTCGCTCGTGTTCTACGTGCTGGTATACATGGCGGCCAACCTCGCCGTTTTCGGCATCATTTCGACCATCGAACAGCATAGCGGCGGCAAGGTCGGGCTGGCCGATTACAACGGGCTTTACCGTACCAACCCCAAATTGGCCTTGATGATGACCCTGGCGCTCTTCTCGCTGGCAGGCATCCCGCCTTTTGCCGGGTTCTTCTCGAAGTTCTTCGTCTTCGCAGCAGCATTCAAGGGTGGTTTCCACCTGCTGGTGTTCATCGCGCTTGTCAATACGGTGGTTTCGCTCTATTACTACCTGCTGGTCGTGAAGGCGATGTATATTACGCCCAACGAAGAGCCGATCGCACCGCTGCGCAGCGACCGCTATACGCGCCTCAGCCTTGCGCTCTGCATGGCGGGGATTTTGCTGCTGGGTGTCTTCAGCGTGGTTTACGACAGTATCAACGTATTCTCGTTCGGGCTTTAG
- a CDS encoding glycosyltransferase family 9 protein yields the protein MGRKNKRLPRHLVVFRTSAMGDVVMLAHALRALKEAYPDLRVTVATRPVFRAFFTGLDLGFMDVDIKGVHHSLRGMWRLAADARRLGVDAVADVHGVLRSVMFRTALWLRGVPVAAIEKGREEKKEFIRKGGRDVKPAKHTVVRYCDVFRKLGFVFDDPVPALRRCRPNPMGEKTGTWIGFSPFSAQQGKTYPTALGREAVRLLAERYDRVFIHSGGGAEAEFAREMERAHPNVTALFGRVGMDGELDLIANLDCVVAMDSLVMHMASLVATPVVSVWGATHPGLGFFGYGCDPRGILQADMECRPCSVFGNKPCRYGDYRCLYAVTPAMIAERVAEMVGE from the coding sequence ATGGGCAGAAAAAATAAGAGACTTCCGCGTCATCTGGTCGTTTTCCGGACTTCGGCGATGGGGGATGTGGTGATGCTGGCGCATGCGCTGCGGGCCTTGAAGGAGGCCTATCCCGACCTGAGGGTGACGGTAGCGACAAGACCCGTGTTTCGAGCCTTTTTTACAGGGCTCGATCTCGGTTTTATGGATGTAGATATCAAGGGTGTGCACCACTCCCTGCGGGGAATGTGGCGCCTGGCCGCCGATGCGCGGCGCCTGGGGGTGGATGCCGTGGCCGACGTGCACGGCGTGCTGCGCTCGGTGATGTTCCGCACCGCCCTGTGGCTGCGCGGAGTCCCCGTGGCGGCCATCGAGAAGGGACGCGAGGAGAAAAAGGAGTTTATCCGCAAGGGCGGCCGCGACGTGAAGCCCGCCAAGCATACCGTCGTCCGTTATTGCGACGTGTTCCGGAAACTGGGATTTGTGTTCGACGACCCCGTGCCGGCCCTGCGGCGCTGCCGTCCCAACCCGATGGGGGAGAAGACGGGCACCTGGATCGGCTTCTCGCCGTTTTCGGCGCAGCAGGGGAAAACCTATCCCACGGCGCTCGGGCGGGAGGCGGTGCGTCTGTTGGCCGAACGCTATGACCGGGTGTTCATACACAGCGGAGGCGGAGCCGAAGCGGAGTTCGCGCGGGAAATGGAGCGTGCGCACCCCAATGTGACGGCGCTGTTCGGACGGGTCGGGATGGACGGCGAATTAGACCTGATCGCCAACCTGGACTGCGTGGTGGCGATGGACTCGCTCGTCATGCACATGGCCTCGCTCGTGGCGACGCCCGTAGTGTCGGTATGGGGCGCTACCCATCCCGGGCTGGGGTTCTTCGGCTATGGCTGCGATCCGCGCGGCATCCTGCAGGCCGATATGGAATGCCGTCCCTGTTCGGTCTTCGGGAACAAGCCGTGCCGTTACGGGGATTACCGCTGCCTGTATGCCGTGACGCCCGCCATGATTGCGGAGCGGGTGGCCGAAATGGTCGGTGAATAG
- a CDS encoding methylated-DNA--[protein]-cysteine S-methyltransferase, whose product MERIVYIGTPVGRVGIAASDDAVARIFFAHACGPAEEQTPEGTPEAFTPLLRQAAAELTEYFAGRRRAFTLPLAPEGTPFQRAVWDALRTIPYGESRSYKQIAAQIGRPTACRAVGMANHRNPIAIVVPCHRVVGSGGTLVGYAGGLEAKAYLLGLERENKG is encoded by the coding sequence ATGGAACGGATCGTTTATATCGGGACACCCGTCGGCAGAGTCGGCATCGCAGCTTCGGACGACGCCGTGGCACGCATTTTCTTTGCGCACGCATGCGGCCCGGCGGAAGAACAAACACCCGAAGGCACGCCCGAGGCATTCACACCCCTGCTCCGGCAGGCTGCGGCGGAGCTGACCGAATATTTCGCGGGCAGACGCCGTGCCTTCACCCTCCCGCTGGCGCCCGAAGGCACCCCGTTCCAGCGGGCCGTATGGGATGCCCTGCGGACGATCCCCTACGGCGAGAGCCGCAGCTACAAGCAGATCGCCGCACAGATCGGCCGTCCGACGGCCTGCCGCGCCGTGGGCATGGCCAACCACCGCAACCCGATCGCCATCGTCGTTCCCTGCCACCGCGTAGTCGGCAGCGGCGGCACTTTGGTCGGCTATGCGGGCGGGCTGGAGGCCAAGGCCTACCTGCTCGGCCTCGAACGGGAAAACAAAGGCTGA